From Stigmatopora nigra isolate UIUO_SnigA chromosome 17, RoL_Snig_1.1, whole genome shotgun sequence, a single genomic window includes:
- the LOC144210621 gene encoding fibroblast growth factor 10-like — protein MCRWTVTQGAPVAWFSSHPRQRHRATPPHPLPLAFLLLLLLLGGSSSSPLTLKSRHGGSRRPNRPLVARETPTTSYSPATQRVSSAGLPGATDLSSSSSAAVVGRHVRSSYNHLQGDVRQRKLFSYQKFFLRIDKKGKVNGTKSEDDPYSILEIKSVDVGVVAIRALSSNYYLAISKKGELYGARDFGPDCRLIERIEENKYNTYASAEWRNKRKHMFVGLNANGKAVRGKKTRRKNTTTHFLPIVVHPR, from the exons ATGTGTAGATGGACAGTGACACAAGGTGCACCCGTCGCCTGGTTCTCCTCCCACCCCCGCCAGCGCCATCGCGCAACCCCGCCGCACCCCTTACCCCTGGCCTTCCTCCTCCTGCTACTTCTACTCGGAGGGTCCTCATCCTCGCCGCTGACTTTAAAAAGCCGACATGGCGGATCAAGAAGGCCCAATCGACCTTTGGTGGCGAGAGAAACGCCGACAACGTCCTATTCGCCGGCAACCCAGCGGGTCTCCTCCGCCGGGTTGCCAGGGGCGACCGACCTGTCATCGTCGTCTTCGGCCGCCGTGGTGGGGCGCCACGTGCGCAGCAGCTATAACCACCTGCAAGGAGATGTGCGCCAACGGAAACTGTTTTCATACCAGAAGTTTTTCCTCCGTATTGACAAGAAAGGGAAAGTCAATGGCACCAAAAGTGAGGACGATCCTTACA GTATTCTGGAGATCAAGTCAGTGGACGTGGGAGTGGTGGCCATCAGGGCCCTCAGCAGTAACTACTACTTGGCCATCAGCAAAAAGGGAGAGCTGTACGGCGCG AGGGACTTTGGACCCGATTGTCGTCTGATCGAGCGAATCGAGGAAAACAAGTACAACACGTACGCTTCTGCGGAATGGCGCAACAAGAGAAAGCACATGTTTGTGGGACTTAATGCCAACGGAAAAGCCGTAAGGGGTAAGAAGACCAGGAGGAAAAACACAACCACTCACTTCCTTCCCATTGTCGTTCATCCCCGATAA